The genomic interval CTCTGCTGAGCCTCGGCATCATGCCTTTTCTGACGCTCCATATCGTACAGCTTCGTCCGAAGAAAAGCCATAGCCCGAGCCCGGTTTTTTATCTGAGATCTCTCGTCCTGACAGGTCACGACCAATCCCGTCGGAAGGTGGGTTATCCTGACGGCGGAGTCGGTCATGTTAACGTGCTGGCCCCCTGCCCCGCTGGCCCTGTAGGTGTCTATCTTCAGGTCCTCGGTCCTTATGTCCACGTCGAACTCCTCCGCTTCAGGCAGAACAGCGACCGTCGCGGCGGAGGTGTGAATTCGACCTCCCGACTCGGTCTCAGGCACCCTCTGTACCCTGTGTACCCCGCTCTCGTACTTCAGGTCGCTGTAAGCCCCTTGACCGTCGACTTTGAAGACTATCTCCCGATAGCCCCCTATCTCGGTCTCGTTGGACTCTATCACGTCCACCGACCATCTCCTGGTCTCGGCGTAACGGCTGTACATCCTGAAGAGGTCTGAGGCGAAAAGGGCGGCCTCCTCCCCTCCTGTACCGGCCCTGATCTCCACTATTACGCTTTTATCGTCGTTAGGGTCCTTAGGGAGAAGCAGAAAGGTTATGGCCTGTTCTCTCTCGTCCAAAAGAGACTCAAGGCGGTTTATCTCCTCTTTGGCCATAAGCTCCATCTCACGATCGCCGGAACCTAAGAGGTCTCTGGCTCCATCGAGCTCGGATTTGACGGAAAGGTAGGATTTATATGCCTCTACGATCTCCGAAAGCTCAGCGTGTTTTTTACCGAGAGCCTGGAGCTCTTTAGGGTCGGAGGTAATGGAGGGGTCGGCCATTTTGTGCTCTATCTCCTCATGAGCCGC from Dethiosulfovibrio salsuginis carries:
- the prfA gene encoding peptide chain release factor 1; this encodes MNLDYKLQEIMAAHEEIEHKMADPSITSDPKELQALGKKHAELSEIVEAYKSYLSVKSELDGARDLLGSGDREMELMAKEEINRLESLLDEREQAITFLLLPKDPNDDKSVIVEIRAGTGGEEAALFASDLFRMYSRYAETRRWSVDVIESNETEIGGYREIVFKVDGQGAYSDLKYESGVHRVQRVPETESGGRIHTSAATVAVLPEAEEFDVDIRTEDLKIDTYRASGAGGQHVNMTDSAVRITHLPTGLVVTCQDERSQIKNRARAMAFLRTKLYDMERQKRHDAEAQQRKGQIGSGDRSERIRTYNYPQNRLTDHRIGLTLYKLESIMEGTISELIEPLRMADRAELLKAMNDR